DNA from Carassius carassius chromosome 25, fCarCar2.1, whole genome shotgun sequence:
AGCTGTAAACCATCGACTAGAGAAGAGATATCAATGCGAGGAGGAGATTAATAAACTTATTAGAGCGACTTCTTCTAGAAAAGGATCAGCTAGAGCTCAAATACCATCatttgaggggaaaaaacatcTCTTTCTTCCTGTGGCGCATGACGGCTACCCTACATCAGGGTTAGACTGGGATAAAAGAGATCCTCCTTTAACAGAGGACATGATCCCTAGCTACATAAAGTGCATGAACAATGTGAAATCTGCCATAACTAAAAACAATCTTCATAAAAAACATCACAGGACTGAAGATAAACTGAGACATTATGTATGAGGATTACAAAATGAAAACCAAGGCTTGCGTAAATGACCATTAGTGGTTTACTGTGCATTTGAGGGCCATAACCTTTGTTTAGACAGGCAGGGAAATGGGCTGTGCTTTGCGATGAACTGCCTTTTGTGATCTGTGGCCAGATACGGGAGCCTCTCAAGTAGTGATTCGTTTTTGAGAGGCTCAAGGTCAAGAAATACTCAAACCACTGAGCCTAAGAGAAACAAGCACAATGTCTAAAAACGCCAAAGTGAAAGTCTAGTGCTGAAATGAATGATAGATATGGTACAGATAAGGTAGtccataatgtacagtatttaaggCCAAAATCAAAGTCAAACTATACCAACCAAATgtatatacaatatttaaaatctatttatgaattaatttcatttaatatttattttaatgaaaagagTTCTGGTTCCATTTTTGAAAATGATTAGGTCTTTGTtagatatatacagtatgttgcgTTCACACCATGTTGTTATTACCGTTTAAGTTATTCAAGTTAAAAATGGTTACGCCactcttacattaaaaataaggtggatagacAAATCCAAAAATACAAGTACTTAAAATGCCTTAAACTTTTTAtgtcttttgtttattttcatattattaagATTCTCAGTCAGTAATTATTAAACAGAAGTATCACAAAATAACTGCATTTTACAGCTGAAGCAGCTGCCATTTTAGTGTTTGTATATGCTGCAGCGGTCGGGTGGCACAAGTCAGTGTTCTTAGAAAATTCCATCTTTACAAGTTGTAATTACAAGTACTACAAGACTGTGAACACCTTTTACAAGTTGTAATTGAAACATGCCGTGAAAGCACCTATATTGCCCAGTTGGGCAAGTTGATTGGAAAAACGTGCATCTACATTTTCGCAAAACTCCAAATATGTAACTACTGTTATGTGTGTACGTACAACAACCAACATAACCTATGAATAAAATTTTGCCAGATTCATAttcatctgttttggataaaGCTAATCAGGGTTTTAGCGACACTCGCTGGACATATCATACTCAAAATATTGTTTTGCAGAAATTTTGCCAACAGGTATGTTTCTCCAATGAGCCTGGGTTATATAACTGCATTATGTTAGATAAGCATAATCACAAACTGTGCAACTACTAAAGCGATACATACAAAGTGAGCAGTTGTTCCCTGGTAAACACTtcataaaacactgaaaacatattaaaatgcttaATATTTATATGAACAAATGGGGACAAAAATTCATTGTCTCATACTAATGTTGGccattttgaaatatttctaaAGTTTTCAGAGTAGATAGCGTTCCGATATCATCAAGTTCTTTACTTTCCTGTTTGGTCATGAGAACAGCACATTCCACAGCAGtcatttttagcaattttatcTGTAGCAGGAAAAAGGGAATGATGGGTACTTGATGGGACAGTTTCTTATGGAAAGGGTCAAATCAAAACAAtacaatgagaataaaaaaaaaaaaaaaaaaacagtgctctTTTTTTCCCCCCCCTTTCAAAAGGTATGCTTTGTTGGCTAATGGAAATGGTGTTTTATTAGAGGGTGTTATCTTCGCTGTTGTGCTCCAGTCTATAAAAGATTAATGAGTCTTGTGCTTGTAAGGTTGCCAACCATAACCTGTAGTCTTTGCCCAATGTGTAGTTCTCTCCATCACAGCAGGCCTACACGAACGGTTAGCCTGTCATCTCTTGCCAATTCAAGGTTTTAGAGGTGCTACACAAGATGTGTGGGTCAGCAAACAGCTGGTGAGGACTGACCTCTTAAGTTCCCCTCATCTGCCAAAGAGAAAGACAATCACATAGattcgacaaaaaaaaaaagtaatggatGCCTGCTCTGTTCAAGCTATTATGATGATACGTAGCTGAGTACAGTCACAAAGGTCATTCTATTTGTGTAACCCAGTAGGGACACTGCCTGCATCTGTCTTTAGGTGAATTGTACAGAGTAACACCAATTAAATTGAGCTGCCACTCTTGCGGGTCGCTCCCTGGATCATGATATCATAGTTCCAAACGCTGATGCATTTCTCTTTACCTGCTTACCAGCCTCagacagaaaaaacaaacaaacaggtttTAAAGCCCTCTATGAACTGTACGTACCTTTGAAGCTGCAGTATGTGCTGTGCTCGGATGTGTGTGGGTGTTTTCTGGATGAGAGGTGGCTTCGAGTGGCCAGTCGACCTGCTTCCCATGGGGACTTAAGCCTTAGTGCCAAACTTCTTTCTGTACGGTGTCTAAAGGCCGCAGTATCAGGCAAATATGCCAATGTATGCAGTGCAAAACGGACACATGCACTTCCTGTCAGCTGAAGTGAATAAGAATCATGTCTTCTCAATGATAGCCATaacaagaagtaaaaaaaaatccacaaagatAAAACAGAGGCCTAAAAAATAACAAGAATGTTTAATTAACGCATTGGCATTGAAAATCAATGTGCTTGCCCTTCCATCGAATGTTAAGAAATCACACTAAGGTTTTAAAGTTTCCAGACAAGGTAaaagattaaaaatgaaaattctgatatTGTATGTTTATctacatgttgttccaaacctgtatggcattcttttattagtatttatgttATGTGACATTAACCATTAAAACTGAAGTACACATTTCAGAACAAATGTCTAGCTATCAGGTAACTAAAATAATTCATGGATAACTGGATCCTGAATTTAAACAACCTTGAGAAAATAGGCTTGTATCGGATTGTTTTTTTCATTGGTCACTCCAGGCACTGAATGTTCAGGTTTGTTCAGCCTTACTATGGAAAAACGGAGGGCATTGTTACATTGTTTTTTGGTAAAATCCCACCTGCTGCAGATCCAGGATGTCATCAGCTCTTTTTAAGTCTATGAGATTTTCATCTTTTACCCATTACATCACCATATCAGTAATCAGTATTTGAACTTATTttcttttactataataaacataataacccTGGGATAAGTTTTTTTGAAATTTGCCAAATAAGTGGAAGGACACTCAATTTTCCCTCCTCAAAGTGTGAGAGAAATGGATTCATATCTAAAAAGATTCAAAGAGGCACGGTAGAAACGGTTGTGGTAACTGAATTTTGAGTGTCCCTCCATTGTTTTATGTCACTGATGGGAATCTATAGTGAACAGTTATGCTGTAACTGTGCAGATATAGGCTGTAGACATCCTGACTGAGGGGTTGAGAGAGGCCAAAAGGCTTGGTTCCTTTTTCCTATCACTCAGGAACAATAGTGCTGTTTGTTCTCTGGGACATACAAGCACCTTTCCAGCACAAAACCCACAGTCTCCTACCAGGATAGGCAAAAACAATCCAGACAATACAACCTCTCTCACACAACTACTGGACACAGGAATAGGAGTACTTGTACAAATACAGCAGGTCATCTGACCTATAAGCAAGCATGACATTCTTGTAAggctgcataataataataataataataataataataataataataataaacctcaGAGAGGATGTTTCAAATGTGGCCTGAACAATAACAATGATTACTTTCATTGGCCAaagaaaaaataatcattatttctGCTCACTTAGCTTTCACacttgtaatgtttttgtcaAAATCTCTGCTAACTAGAAGGACATAAAAGTCaaaaaggttgaaaaccactTGTTTAAAGTGACACTAAACACTTTTTTGCCTTAAATCAGCATACACAATAACATGGGCAGAATCAGTTAAATACGGAAGAAAACTTACATTGAGTTTAAAGTGATGTAAATGTTCTAGGGCCGATTTGAAGTCATTCATTGAGTTCATCtgaaatattgctttaaatataACCTTTTACTGAAAACAGGTTTAAGCAGACAAGCCAATGGTGCCTGGTATCAGTATTTATGCACTTTGCTGATGTAAATCAGCACTCATAAAGTTTCACTAGCTTGTTGGCAACAAGGAAGCACAACTTATGCTGGAAAATGTTAGGGTGACCTCTATTAAGTTCACTCTGGGGATTTGTAAAGTCTTGCTCTCTGGTTTCTATTAATCAAGTTGCGTGCTGAAAGAAAAATAACGTGTAGTATAGAAAGCAGACCATACAGCTGTACAAACAAAATCACAGAAGTCAATGTAAATGCATtacttcaagtttttatttatttatttttttggtttgaaATACAAGCTAAACCTTCTGATCCACATATTCAAAGTGTGTGCAGAGCTCTTACATGAACCGAAAAGACACTGAACTTGGCTTTCATTCCTCACTATCCACTGTTCATTATTACTAATTAGCAAAGGAAAACAATGACAGAGCTTGTATGAATTTCTGAGTGTCCTGAATCACTTCAGCCACTCGAAGTTCAAACGTCTCAAACATTTTCTAGTCCCACTCAAGTGTTGCCTTGCATAGATGCACTTTtattcacacagacacaaaacTTAACAAAGGTGGTCTTTCTTTGAGCTTCAGTCTCATAAGCATATGACAGGGAGCACAAATGGAAAACTCATTAAAGCTTTCCAAGTTAGGACTTGTGCAATATAGTCATGTGTCTGGATGCCTAAAGGCAAAAGATGAATATTGAGAAGTCTCAAAGAAAGAAAGTTTTTAAAAATTCTCTCAGCAGCCAAGTTCCACAAGCTGGCCTGGTAAATATTACAGCAAGACTTCGTGTAATTAGGGTGGCTGAATGAAGTGGCATAGGAATGGACATGAAATcccacaaaaaaaagttttttgataAAGTTTCTGTCCCTGGGGCCATTGAGTGTCACAAATGAGTGCAAAGCCTGAGAAGTTTCACATCATTATATGGTAATCTTGCAGGACTTCAGGACATTTAATAAAACTTAGCTCTTCTCCGGTCGGTTTCTTTCCAGCACTGCCCTTGGTGTGAATTCCAGTTTGTCCTTCAGGCTGAGGACCTGTGTGCTGTCCTGACCGGTCAGTTCCTCTAATTTCCTATCCTCCCGCTGCTCCGCAATGCCCCTCTCTTCTCCTGGGGCATTAGGAGTTCCCCGAATAAACCACTCAAGGTGGTATCCAACAGCTCCCACCACAAAGGCCACTGGGAAGGTCACATAGGGCGCATAAGTGCGCACTGCAGTCCAGATTACTGGCCACATAGTTGCAGAAACCTGAAAAGGTCAGTCCAAGTTCCAAAAAGTTATTCAGCTTTGATAATGCAGCCTTATAATCATTACTATGTTACCCAGCGACAAGTTCAAGGATAACATACATACACGTGCATTCATGAAGCCAAAGGtacttttttctgttgtttttataaGGCAGCAGGAATGAAATGAGAATGGCGTTATGTTTAAGTGCCCAACTACGTGTTTATGTAACATAACTTGATCATTAAAGAATCAAGGTTACCAAAACAAGGTTACCGGTGTCAAAGCCTGGTGTTAAATGGCGCAATAGAAATACATTAATACGATATATATGTTCCTGAAAGCATAACAAGGAAACCCACTGACGATTTAGTGCGTAATATTTCATAAATCTATACAATCATTCGCACGTGCGTTTATAAAATCTCATGACCGTAGTGTACGTACCTCTATCTCCAGGACAACTTCCTGCCTCCTTGCGTCACCGTGAGCAACAATTTGATTGGCTATTTTTGTACGTCAGAATGACGTTTTCAAGTCTCGTTCGTTCAGgcgaaaaaagtatatatatatatatatatatataaaaaaaaaaaaaaaaaaaatatatatatatatatatatatatatatatatttttttttttttttttttttttttttatgaaaacacttattttaaaaatttaaaaaaggaaaaacaacatGCATGAGAAAATACATCATAATTAAACAGATACACCAAGACTGAATTTAAATACATTGTTTAATCAAAACCGCATCAGAAAGAAACCCAATACATAAGGAAAGGTTAAAAAAGGGTGTTAAGAGGGCATAAATATTATCAAATAAAAGGCAAAAAGCAAGGGAGGGGAGGGAAAcctaaaaatatttgcatttcaaacattcataatcagatttttttttgctaatattaaaaaagtacagaaatgttaattaaaataaagaaaatcaaacattattataCTTCTATGACATACTCCCATAATTAGTAAATAGTGCATGTTGCATAGCTAATGTCATTTTATGCACATATACCACAAATATTTTGGCAACAGTTTAGTCTTATATAACTGGTTGCATTACAGACAACCCAATCACAATAGTGGTCTCTTGCGATGAGTGCTTTAATTTGGCTAGGTGGCAATgcttaatgaaaaaaatgtaaaatcaggGTAAGCTGCAGTGAAAGGCACTGTTGAGATGGTGAGGTGGCATGCTGTACACTCAGAGTCAGATCATCTTTTGAATTGCTGTGCAGTCCTTTACATCAGTCTGGTAACGGCACCAGAAAGGAAGTCTTCGTAACTCAACCTCACATTGCCAGTCATGGCTGTGTCTTTCTCACGGAATGCTTGGGTCATGCTCTGAAGCTGCGTGCACACCTGAATGAAGCGGTCCAGCTGGAGAACCCCATTCACACCACGCGCAGAGTAACGATTCACCAGTTCCTGAATGAACTGAGGACTCAGATTGTAGCCCATCTGAGATAATGCTgggaaataagaaaaaaacagtggtaattaaaacattacatttaccatatacagttttgtttttcagcctttatgcttaccaaggctaaatttatttatttctgtgatacaaagctgaattttcagcagtcattactccagtctttagtgtcacatgatccttcagaaatcattctaaaatgctgatttgcacaAAATACATTCCTTATTATTTTCAATGATGGAAAGTtgccgcttaatatttttttcgTGTAAAACTATCTATTTTcagtcaggattctttgatgaatagaaagaactcgaaagaacagcatttctttgaaacagaaatcttttgcaacattataaatgtttttactctcacttttgatcaatttaatgaatccttgctgaataaaagtactaatttcttttaaaaaataataataaaaatcagggAATGCTTACATTGCCAACCACTGGTATTACATAAAGGTTTATGTTTCTTAAATGAGTTGGCAACAAAAAGTGGAGGAGGTTTGGAAATTAAACATGTAAGAAGGACTTTTCCCCAGCAAAGCCTCCAAGGGTCCCTAAATCCctcctttttttttctgcacagacCCTGTTAAACCCTTCTACTGTTGTTTTCGTATCCACCATGTTTTCAACACTCTGTCACTCACCAGTAATCATCACTACACTTTCAGGCCAATTCACATCTTTACAATGGCTTCAACTACCGCTGCAGATGAAATATTGCTCTGGCAGTCATGAACAGTCTTGTTCATACAAAATCAATGAGCACAAAAAAGACAAGATAACAGCTGCGATTTGAAAGTTGAAAGTTATTTCAAGAGCAATTTTTCATGACTTCTCAACAATGAAATCGGCTCTACAAATAATGGTGTGTTCAATGGCGCAGGATTAGATGGGAAAAGAGGCAGAGAATACAAGCTCAGCAGCTGTATTTCCTTACTTCTGT
Protein-coding regions in this window:
- the LOC132104722 gene encoding small integral membrane protein 12; this encodes MWPVIWTAVRTYAPYVTFPVAFVVGAVGYHLEWFIRGTPNAPGEERGIAEQREDRKLEELTGQDSTQVLSLKDKLEFTPRAVLERNRPEKS